One window of the Anopheles cruzii chromosome 2, idAnoCruzAS_RS32_06, whole genome shotgun sequence genome contains the following:
- the LOC128269390 gene encoding serine/threonine-protein phosphatase rdgC, which yields MLRNCGCFQRARRSSSLEDSSSCRSSEIERGGEMTPHSGSLLKLFTSKGWCRQWRKSGRGMSMTKIERTMKAAILIQRWYRRFLARIEIRRRYTWTIFQSIEYAGEQDQVRLYNFFNALLTHIPETAARTLDSQNTSRASSAEALNMKFSDESDDLADEGIAGPERSYQGPEIRFPLDKKELEVIIDLFRKKKNRLHAKYVAGILREATSKLKRLPNLNQASTAISKQVTICGDLHGKLDDLLVVFHKNGLPSPENPYVFNGDFVDRGKKGLEVLLLLLCTFLVFPGGVFLNRGNHEDTVMNARYGFIREVHQKYKHNAERLLKLIDEVYRWLPLGTIVNNRVLVVHGGISDSTDLDLIRSLDRGKYISLLRPPITESTAPGAEIIDKVEWKQVFDILWSDPQHTEGCRPNSLRGAGTYFGPDVTNKFLQRYKLQYLVRSHECKPDGHEIMHGGKVITIFSASNYYEIGSNKGAYLKLDPQLDTHFVMYTAAASKTRKLTFRQRVGLVESSALRELAAKLRERRIELEREFKSRDPDHSGVLTLAKWCEALESATNLGLPWRMLKDKLAPVDNPTASTVATITEVNYRKTLHLLDTDSFKSAQNGTASVAESLYKNKSSLEAIFRILDKDNSGQISLEEFGEACELLRRHFPHNTHEQLLDMCRMMDINKDGLVDLNEFLETFRLCENAKEQLLTSLEERATAEGNKGTNNNNNSITASDANGNCGTSKTDQKSNGTGAEPNSGPTAIRRRSRKRSSSKRSSGGGGGTKPSNGVPEPDEEDSDDYDDYETTDETRDKNSASSASSTVAAPNGTVLNSPNTAANSTTATNTNATTVNGDPHKSVSKI from the exons ATGCTTCGTAACTGCGGGTGCTTTCAGCGGGCGAGGCGCAGCTCGAGCCTGGAGGACTCCTCGTCCTGCCGCTCGTCCGAGATCGAACGAGGCGGCGAGATGACACCGCACAGTGGCAGCTTGCTGAAACTGTTCACCTCGAAGGGCTGGTGCCGGCAGTGGCGAAAGAGCGGCCGTGGCATGAGCATGACCAAGATCGAGCGCA CCATGAAGGCGGCCATTCTGATACAGCGCTGGTACCGGCGGTTTCTGGCCCGGATCGAGATCCGCCGGCGCTACACGTGGACCATCTTCCAGAGCATCGAGTACGCGGGCGAACAGGACCAAGTACGG tTGTACAACTTTTTCAACGCACTGCTTACGCACATTCCAGAGACCGCAGCGCGAACGCTGGACTCGCAGAACACGTCCCGCGCGTCATCCGCAG AGGCACTGAATATGAAATTTTCCGACGAATCGGACGATCTAGCCGACGAGGGTATCGCCGGCCCGGAACGGAGCTACCAGGGGCCGGAGATCAGGTTTCCGCTCGACAAGAAGGAGCTTGAGGTGATCATCGATCTGTtccggaagaagaagaaccggCTGCACGCCAAGTACGTGGCCGGTATCCTGCGCGAGGCCACCTCGAAGCTGAAGCGGCTGCCGAACCTGAACCAGGCGTCGACCGCCATCTCGAAGCAGGTGACGATCTGTGGCGATCTGCACGGCAAACTCGACGATCTGCTGGTCGTGTTCCACAAG AACGGGCTGCCATCGCCGGAGAACCCGTACGTGTTCAACGGGGACTTTGTGGACCGGGGCAAGAAGGGGCtcgaggtgctgctgctgctgctctgcacGTTCCTGGTGTTTCCGGGTGGTGTGTTCCTGAACCGGGGTAACCACGAGGACACGGTCATGAACGCCCGGTACGGTTTTATCCGTGAGGTCCACCAAAAGTATAAACACAACGCCGAGCGGCTGCTAAAGCTGATTGACGAAGTGTACCGGTGGTTGCCGCTCGGGACGATCGTCAACAaccgggtgctggtggtgcacgGCGGAATCTCCGACTCGACCGATCTGGATCTCATCCGCAGCCTGGACCGGGGCAAG TACATCTCTCTGCTGCGTCCACCCATCACCGAGAGCACCGCTCCGGGGGCCGAAATCATCGACAAGGTGGAGTGGAAACAG GTTTTCGACATCCTGTGGAGTGACCCGCAGCACACCGAGGGCTGCCGGCCCAACTCGCTGCGCGGTGCCGGCACCTACTTCGGGCCGGACGTTACCAACAAGTTCCTACAGCGCTACAAGCTCCAGTATCTGGTCCGGTCACACGAGTGCAAACCGGACGGACACGAAATCATGCACGGTGGCAAG GTCATCACCATATTCTCCGCCTCGAACTACTACGAGATCGGCTCGAACAAGGGCGCCTATCTGAAGCTGGACCCGCAGCTGGACACGCACTTCGTGATGTACACGGCGGCCGCCTCCAAGACGCGCAAACTGACATTCCGGCAGCGGGTGGGACTGGTCGAGAGCTCGGCGCTCCGCGAACTGGCGGCCAAGCTGCGCGAACGGCGGATAGAGCTGGAGCGCGAGTTCAAGTCCCGCGATCCCGACCACTCCG GCGTTCTGACGCTTGCCAAGTGGTGCGAGGCGCTGGAGAGCGCCACCAACCTGGGACTGCCGTGGCGGATGCTGAAGGACAAGCTCGCACCGGTCGACAATCCCACCGCCAGCACGGTCGCGACAATTACGGAAGTCAACTACCGGAAGACGCTGCATCTGCTCGACACGGACTCCTTT AAATCGGCCCAGAACGGgacggcgtcggtggcggaaTCGTTGTACAAGAACAAGAGCAGCCTGGAGGCCATCTTCCGCATCCTGGACAAGGACAACTCCGGCCAGATCTCGCTCGAGGAGTTCGGGGAAGCGTGCGAGCTGCTGAGGCGTCACTTTCCGCACAACACCcacgagcagctgctggacaTGTGCCGCATGATGGACATCAACAAGGACGGGCTGGTCGATCTGAACGAGTTCCTCGAAACGTTCCGGCTGTGCGAGAACGCCAAAGAGCAACTGCTGACGAGCCTGGAGGAGCGGGCCACTGCTGAGGGTAATAAgggcaccaacaacaacaacaacagcataaCGGCGAGCGATGCCAACGGAAACTGTGGCACATCGAAAACGGATcaaaaatcgaacggaacAGGGGCGGAACCGAATAGCGGGCCGACCGCCATCAGAAGGCGTAGCCGAAAGCGTTCGAGCAGCAAACGaagtagcggcggcggcggcggaaccaaGCCCAGTAATGGAGTTCCGGAGCCGGACGAGGAAGACTCGGACGATTATGACGACTACGAGACCACCGATGAGACGCGCGATAAAAACTCGGCGTCCTCGGCGTCGTCGACGGTCGCCGCCCCGAACGGTACGGTCCTTAATTCGCCCAACACTGCCGcaaacagcaccaccgccactaaCACCAACGCCACAACCGTCAACGGTGACCCCCACAAGAGCGTATCGAAGATATAA
- the LOC128278104 gene encoding peritrophin-48-like, with product MQHFVVFAALVAAASAQLCTTPGKLVPNPMNCKEFFMCRSGRTILFSCPDNTLFNPRTLACDMTNRVHCEWGNLPANVINSAIKANPSRIEHTVTACINQPIAMLLPNVQDCQQFYQCSGTGAIAFQCPHGTNFDAWRKTCLEHGDAICGTVSQPNPPFVPPVVVPPVVMPPFVPPVVLPPTLPVVPPPTNNQNNLQMLCRGKPLGAMVRNPSNCREFVRCIGSSQLRLMECPVGTSFDNVRNVCDWSQNVKC from the exons ATGCAGCATTTCGTTGTCTTTGCGGCCCTAGTGGCCGCGGCGAGCGCTCAG TTATGCACAACGCCCGGCAAACTGGTGCCGAATCCGATGAACTGCAAGGAGTTTTTCATGTGCCGTTCGGGCCGCACCATCCTGTTCTCGTGCCCGGACAATACGCTGTTCAATCCGCGCACGCTGGCCTGCGACATGACCAACCGGGTGCACTGCGAGTGGGGCAACCTTCCGGCCAACGTCATCAACTCCGCCATCAAGGCAAACCCATCGCGGATCGAGCACACCGTGACGGCCTGCATTAACCAACCGATCGCGATGCTGTTGCCGAATGTGCAGGATTGCCAGCAGTTCTACCAAtgttccggcaccggggccATCGCTTTCCAGTGTCCTCACGGAACGAACTTCGATGCGTGGCGTAAAACGTGCCTCGAGCACGGGGATGCCATTTGCGGAACGGTCAGCCAGCCGAACCCACCGTTTGTTCCGCCAGTCGTAGTACCTCCGGTGGTTATGCCCCCGTTCGTCCCCCCGGTCGTGCTCCCTCCGACGCTCCCCGTtgtgccaccaccaaccaacaaccagaACAATCTGCAGATGCTATGCCGCGGAAAGCCCCTCGGAGCCATGGTCCGCAATCCTTCGAACTGTCGGGAATTTGTCCGATGCATCGGCTCCAGCCAGCTGCGGCTGATGGAGTGTCCGGTCGGTACGTCTTTCGACAATGTGCGCAACGTGTGCGATTGGTCCCAGAATGTCAAGTGTTAA